In Schizosaccharomyces osmophilus chromosome 1, complete sequence, the genomic window taaatttaagATGCGTTATGaacattttttaaaaatgctAATGCTAGCCAGACgttaaacaaaaatgtatGATTCTTGGGATCTCCGTGACCTTATTATGCAAAACTAgattatgaaagaaaaagagctCCATTCGAAAGAACGTAAGAGACGGTAGTATAAGAAATTCTTAAATGAGGGAAATTGATGTACTGATgtataaaaattaaagatttGAACAAAGAGCCAACTTCTTCATAGATTCCTCCAGGCAATGTTGGTCTTCATAATGCATTGGTTCAAAAGCGCGAACCAATGCTGCAAAGTCATCACTTTCTTCAATTATGCTTGATCTGAGTGATTCTGGTATAAGAAATATCATGTTTTCAGCATAGTTTTGATATATAGAACACTGTATCCTATATAGCTTCAAGAATACAGAATGAAATCCACTGTCAATGCAATCCTGAAGATCCTTTAACTTTTCAGACGAAATAATAAACTCGGCTGAAACGATGAACTGTATAACCTTTTGCATCATTTTCACCATATGAGCAACTGGCTCCTGTACATCGCCTGTTATTCGGGGATGTATCTGAGATGCCGTATTCGCATTCATCATATGAGCAAGGAGATGAAATCTCCTCCAAGCTTCAGGTGATTCTTCGGAATCCACACTGCTCACATTTTCTAAGTTTGCTAAAATCCTTTCAAAAACCGAGAACCCTTCTAAGACATTCATATACCAAACGTCAATACTGGATTGAAGGGCCTTGATAATTGCAAGCTTTTTTCGAAATTCTTGAAGCACAGTACGCTGAAAATTATAACGTCGATCGTTACGGAAATCATAACTGCTTACGGACCTCGACTTAATATGTGAAGATTTATTTAGCAGTGCCCATCCGGCATCACGTTTATGCGAGGCACTTAACGAGCCACGTTTATGAGAGggcttttgtttttgattaATATTTGCAATTAGCTCTTGTAAAAGCTGATAACATAAAATAAGATCAGGATGCTCAGGATTACTTTCGGGAGTAGCatcaattattttttgaagcaacAAAGGGTACTTCAAAAGGCGTTGAAGGGGCTTGATGATTAAGCTACCTAAATCCCAAGCATTTGTAAATTGTTGAACCATATAATCCCCCTCGGTGACCCAAGTTGAGACAACAGGTTTTTCTCTCCACTTTGTGATGATTCGGAAAACGGCATCCTGTCGAGTACAATAACCCGAATATATTTGACTAATATCCGTTAAGCtctcaagaaaaacaaggcCAAGGTTGCAAGGAAGTGGGTCGAAAAGCTTCGTGTTTTCATTTACATTCCAAGCCCCTTCACCTCCTTTATATAATCGATAATGAAAATCAACtgaaaaagtaagaagCGGTTCAATGTCGCCAAAAACAGTTTGAATATCAATAGTATTCAAAGCATCGCATTCATGAACCCGTAAGCCATAACACTGTTGAATAGCAATTAAATCATTAAGATAATTAGCTTCGGTTGTCACCAACTCTTGTATAAGATTCgcccttttctttatccGCTTGTAATCAGCTGGTAGAGGCTTGACATCTGTAGGGCCATCGTATCCATCGTTAAGACTTGTCGGAGTAGGGGGCAACAAGCTACCCAACTGAAAATCCGAGCCAAAGTCATCATTTGGATTGTCAGctttaaagaaaggagaATCGGATTTGTTACGTAAAGTAGGAGATTGGTTAGGGGAAAGGAAAGATGTGTTAGAGGAATAAGAAGAAGGAACGTGAGTGAATGTTGTACTAGAGCCATCCTCTTTATCGGTGATACCCGAACTAGAACTCGGTGGAGGATATGGAGTAGAAGTAGAGTTTGTCAATGTCTGGCTATTATTAATATCCGAACGCCTGCGTGTTGAGGGTAAGGAACCGAGACTAAAGTACCGTTTTTTGTTCGAACCCACATCAGCAGGCAAGCGTCGAAAAACCTTTCCGTAATGTTTGCCACTTGGCGTATTTTCAGAATTCATTGAGAACGCCTTTGATTGAGGTAATTGAAAGGATCCTTCAGAAAAGTACCTTCGGTGTTGAGAAACGAGGGGAACGGATGCATCAAGCGGTTTCCCAAGTAAGCGAGCAAATGGTCTCTTGAACTTGCCTTCACTTCGCGGAGATACAAAGTCAAGCTGACTTCGACGAGAAAAGCCATCAAAGCTATTATCACTTGAACTCGAGTCAACGGAAGGGTGATTAGGAGAAAGAAGGCCATGTCCTGGAGAAACACTTAAGTTTACAGATTTGCGCTTAATACAAGGTGCACGCTGCAATTTACTTGTATTCGGAGGCCTTGGCAAGTCTCGATTTGTCAATGCTTCCATCGTGTCCGCCTATACAATACCATACAGAGTCAGAGAAAACGAACCATCTAGGCAACTATTGTACTTACAAAAGATGGGGATGTCATACAAGTATGGCTTCTTCTATTTACAATAGATACATAtggtaaataaatataggAAAGGCTGAACTTTCTCTTGTTTACATCAAGTGAAACAGAGTAACGTGTATGGTAGAGTACAACTTACGTCTGGTGTACCCAGTAAGTTTCTCGCTGTGTTGAGCTTCGTTCGACTACGTAATAAAGTTACAAGGCTGAGTATATGAGTACCGTAATAAGCATTGgaggtaaacaaaaataaacgTTAAAATTGGTGAAAATTGATACAGCTTGAGTTGGTTAAAGTACATAGTAATTTCTGTTGAAAgacttgaaaaaataaattgatTTTCGTGGTTcgtaaaaaataacatagCTCGACAAATATTTCCGCCTAGAACGACGAAACCAACCATATTTGTATATAAACTACAAAGCAGATCAATGCTTTCTCGTACAAATCGTATACAATGAAACCAAGCTGGAATAGCGAGTCAAAAAAATCGTAATCGTCATAAAGTGAGAATATATGCAACGAACAAAGGAATGTCCTATGTAAAAAGAGTGCACGCCcatgaaaggaaaaaattgaGTAATAAATACAAGAAGAAGGGGACAAGATAATTAGTAAGAGAGTCTTAAGCTTAAAATCAGAGAGATACATTTTCAATGATGGTTTTCAGCACAGGACACCAGCGAACGCAGTTGGGAACGACACCGCTACACATCATATTTACAAGGACAGCCTTCGCATCAGCATTCTCACCTTGAAGAGTCAAACGTGAAACCTCCAAGAGCTTTTCAAGCCATACATCATCAAACGTATCGAGAAAGCCTGGTTCTAAAAGACTCTTTTCCACTCGACTCTTCAACATTTCATGGACTGATGGATCTAAAGAAGACTTTATTTCAAGAATGTTTTGGATAGACTTCTGAAGAGCAGAGACTTCTATATTCTTATGCGCACTACCTTCTGTGCTTCTTGAACCTACATACTGACTTGTTTGTTGGTTCTCTTTTGCGATTTCCAAGTGCCGCCCATTCAATGGCAAAGGACTTTCAGCACTTAAATGGGCAGAATGCTTCGGTGGTTCTAAAGCTGTAGGAGGATAAAGGTTAGAAGGTATCGTGGGCGGTATATGCAAAGAGGGATGTCTTTTGGATACAGGCAATGCATGTGAAGATTCCAATGACTTATTAGCTTCTTCATATACCAATCGTCGACTAGAAGCGGTTTTCTTCAACGAGCGACTTGGGTTCTGTGAAGTGTTTGTTTGTGATTCTAGAAAGATATAGGAAGCAGGATCATTCCAATGGGATGTAATTTTTCCAGTTTGGTGAGAAGCCATAGTTACAGCTATTTGTTTACTCCTGCAAACGTTACTAAACAGAGCGATACACGAAATTCAAGCAACCAAATTATTTAATACGAAATGTCAAATACTCGTAATGacctttttcttaaatctccaaaaaataaaaattatgaaGTTTGATGAAGGCTCTGGTCAGGTTACCTTCTCTTCCTGGGTGAACTCTTGTCATACAACTTTAATTTGGGCCTTGCGCCATACGGTGATTTCCTACAGGTATCAACTGACTATGTTACTTgtagtaaataaacaaacaaaaggaatctATTTTAGGaaactaaaaaataaaaataaacatcCGCTGCAAAAATACTCTTAGTATCATatgtttgctttcttttttcttacgTTATTTTAGTCTAATTTCAACTGTACAAGAGGCAAACCATTGTTTTGCAGCACATTCCCCTTGGCaactttgtctttttaAGATAGGTCGAACGATCTTTCACGTTCTTATTTGTACTTGCGACGATTACATTCGTTTACTTAATGAGCCATCCTACTTGAAATTGTAGTCAACAAAAACAGCAATGGTGGATCCATCAATAGTTTATAATGGATAGACAGTTCAATTTCTGGTAAACAGCTCCTTCCTTACTATTTCAAGTAACTTTCACTCAAGCTTCGTCTGTTCTACAATGCTTTCTAtgtccttttttaaaaaaatttaactACAACACAACATGTTTCCCATATGCAATCACAAATAGACCTTCAAACTATTTTTCCTATATAAGGCTTTTATATAAGgcaaagaagcaaaaccGGGTAGAATACATTCTTCTATGTGCACAAAAGTGCTATAATTAGAACCGTTTAATTTActcttcttcagcttcttcagCGCCTTCACCACCTTCTTGTTGAGCACGAAGGTGCTTTCTCTTGCAGCGACCAGGACGGCCACCACCGTAAGGAGAAGTAAGAGCAAAGTCAATGTGCTTTTGAGAGTCCAAACGGACAACGAAAGAGGGGACATTGACAATTTGCTTACCAACACGGATGTGACGTTGGTAGATCAAGACACGAGCGTGGTGGATAGACTTAGCCAAACCAAGCTTGAAAACTTGGGTTTGCAAACGACGCTCCAAAAAGTCTTCAATACGAAGAGCCAAGACATAATCAAGCTTCATACGGGTCTCGTCCAAGATACCCAAACGAACAAGACGACGAATGATGGCATTACCCTCAAAGAGACGCTTAGGGTCCTTCTCGTCAAGAGTCAAAAGCTCACGAGCAGCACGACGGATCTTAGAGAGGGTAAGGGCAACACGCCAGATTTCGTGCTTGTTTCTCAAACCATATTCACCAGCAAGCTTGAGTTCAGCGTCAAGACGAGCTGACTCGAAGGGACGGCTAGGAACCTTGTAGGTCTTGGATTGCTTGCGCTATTTTTCAGTTAGTATTGTAACATATTCTACTATTCTATGGATAACTTACAGGTGCGGAAGGCATTTTTGTGGTGAGGAAAACTCTACACCTTCAGACATGGATGTGTTGTATAGCGTGACTGTTTGCATATTAGGGTAGGGTTGCATAGAACGTAAACTTCCACCTTGTTTGGGCAGTTACCTTTTCCCTATGTTATTTAGAAGACTATATTAGCAAACTGTATATTTGAAATTTATTTCACTGATTTTTACTAGCTTTGCATAATATAGCCTTTTATGTATGTTACAGAAAGATGATTTTAAAGAGGAACTAGTGCATAACGGTactgctttttctttaatactAGTGTTCAAGTAGTCGCTATATTAACGTTTGTGTGAATGTCTATTCAAGTTAGCTTGCAGGTGCTGTAAAACTGAAAAAGTTTTAATCGTCTAGgaatattattattattattattattaatcATAACACGATTATTTGTAACTGTAGAGTAAGTTCCGAACATTAAAAGGGAATGACTTCTGCTTTTCTAAGTCTGTTCCTCGTCGTTACTAGTATGTAGTTTTCGAGGAGTAGTAGgtatacaaacaaaaacgtTAGGTTTCATAGCATTTCGTGCAGGGGAATCCTGAATAACTGGATCATCTGAGATAACTTTGGTAGGAGAATCGTCAGGCACTGCCGGGTGAGCAGCTGTTGGTGACTGAAAACTGGCAATCAAGGATGTCCTCTTTCGAGGGGTAGCCTGAACTAAGACAGAATTGGATTGCTTTCGCTGATCTGAATTATGGAATGAACCCGAAAGACTATCAACAGAATCAAGAGTCTTTGATCGAGCAAGATCTTGTTTCGCGTTCCCCCCGGAAGGTCTTTGCGGTAAAGCATTGTTTGGATCTGAACTAGCCAACAACAACTTCTCCGTAAATGATAACTCTGTAGCATTGTTTGAGTGGGGCTGTTCACTGAATGAACTTCTATGCCGAACTAATGATCCGGACGAAGGAAGAGCAACTTCTCTGTTTCGAATTCGTGACATACTGTTAattcgtttcttcaaatcttTCTCACCAAAAGATGTTTTGGAGTCAGAACGTGTAAGATTTTGagcagaagaagaaaagcttccTTGACGTTTAAGGTTAGACGATTTCGTATCTCCTGGCGACGAAGATGATGACACTGGTGTCGAGCTGTGCCATCGTTTTAAAGAAGACGAAGATTCTGTATTAGACCTGGATAATAATTTAGAGCGGCGTGAAGGGTGCTTAGCACGCGGATTCGTGAAGTCTGGTAATAGAGATAAGCCGTTACATTTGTCCAATAAAACTCTCGCAATTTTGGGGAATTTAGAAGAATAGAAGGGAATTATTCCctctttgcaaaatttcAGTAATAAATCTTCAGTAGAACTAGAAGGTTTTTCCTCAATTGTTCTGCGAATACATAGTCCATCAAACACAAACTCCAATTGGAGCTGAACCTTCTCAAATAAATTTGGtggttctttttcttttttaaagggttttgttttttttactttgtcACGAGAAGATTTTTGGCTTGCATACTCTGGGTGTATCTTTAGCAATATATACAGCACCTCAAAGTAAATTAAGACTTTTAATTCGTAttcctttgcttttaaGGATGAAAACTCCTTCATAAAGTCTGGTTTTTCGCTTTCAAGACTATCTTGATTAAGAGCATTTTGTAACCACTGTCGATATCCATGAAGCTCAGTTTCTGACGCTCCATCGTCAAGCTCCAAATGCCATGCTCTTCCGTTTAAGTGGTTTTGGAAGCAGTTCTGtagattttctttccaagtTTCTACAGACCGTATGCTTGATAAGAACTTCAAAAGCTCGTCTATAAAActttcatctttggttttcaaaaaataatccAAAGCATGTGTTCGGTATTTTCCAACTAACTGCTTAGCATAAAACACTACAGGTGTTTTCGTCATTAGCAATTGATAAAAGTACCCCTTCCTTAGTGAATCAGTTAAATTCTCCAAAGTCGGAACCGGTTCCTCTGAATGAAATACTTTGATATTCTCTGCTTCATCTTGGTTGGCATTTTCCTGCTCGTAATCTGTGGTAGGATTCGAAGGGGCGATGGATTTGTTACTGCCAATTGATTTATACTCTTGTTCATTTGCCAACGACGAACCAGATTGAATGTTGTGAAGAGTCTTTTCCATAAACCCCGAGGACAAAAGAGAATTTGCCCTTGACGTCCTTTTTGGAGGCTTTATAGATGAGCCAGACTCGATAGATGTGTTCGAGGACTCTGGTATTTGATGATTGGCAATCACTTTTAGCGATCTAAATTCGACCTGATCTGAAAGAAGCATTAAGGCATAGCGATTATCTTCAACATGTTCAATGGCTACTGTTTGGCTCCCATATAACGTTTTGACACGTCCAAGGAGTACATTCATGCCAGCTGGCCGAATAACTAAAAATTGTAACGAAGAGCAAGAAAACTCATGGTATTGGGGAGAAGTGCACCACCTTAAGCAAATATACTGTCTTGGCACCGTTATAAGGGGCCAAACTTCCATATAAGACTTTTCCCAGTTTGCAGGTGCCTGTAAACAATGGTTAGTTAGCTAAATTTTCCGTACAATAAAATTAGCCAAAATACCCTTATACAAAATGACTTTTTAGATGCATGGCTATTATTCATAAGACCCAATCTTCCACGTTCAGTCGGAATACaagatttttgttttttccaGTTTACAAACCTTGAACACTTTCCTACCTACAGTAGTGTACGTTAAAATACTTCTACCGCACAACACCAATGCGGAATAAGGTGATAACAAGTCGGAACGACGTACAAGCTCGTTGCTTGTTTAAAAAGTCAcgaaaataatataaaggggaataaaaaaataaacaacgAACTAAAGTACATAGGCAGAACAAGTAGATATTAAATTCGATTTGGGCGTCCAAATACGATGCTAATAGATGACGAAGATCGAACTGTAGTTGGAgaacttttataaaatatttaGCGAACTTTAGGCAAGTCAACAAGCTAGCCTCACTCAGTCTTCCTTGttgaactttttcaaacatACACAATTACTATGATGGCAGCGTAGAATAAGTCAAAGTGGGCACAGCCGTAGTCTTAGCTAAAATAATGTACGAAAAGGTAAATGTATTTAGTCAGAATAGCCGACCTTTCGATCCGAAGATTCCAGCTAAAATTCCTGGTTCTTatcgtttcttcaaaatattttattaataaataatatatttttattgatacctcaaatttttataaaatttacACCACAGTAAATTGTTTGTtcattgtttgtttacattttgtaatattCTTATCTTTGTTGTTATAATATTGCTACCATTAAGAAATATTATGTAGCATCAATGTAGCTACGAAAACACCAAACATGCTAGTGAGAATTATACTTTgctaatttcttttgaagctttaCGCTTTACgattaaaatatttaaacACCGAAGAGTAAAATTGATGACCGAATTGAAATTGGATTTcacaacaaaaagaataatttatAAATTCTATGTTCTCAAACAGCTTATTAAGAGTTGTGTTTAGCGGTACGAAACCTATTTTTAACTGCTGTATCGAATAAGAATTAGACTATTTAAGGGACCTCTTCGTTCATACCTTGCTGTGTCATGGCATTTgaaagataaataaaacgCCAATTAAGTTTTAATTATCATTAACCGTTTTTGTCAAGTAAAACCTCGTTTTAAACCATAGTCACAACAAAAAACGATCGTCGAGAAGCACGAGAAATGAAGTGTGTCAGGATTGCCTATTTTAGTGACAAAGGACATTCCTTCAATATATCACAGTGAAGTAAAAAGTCATATATAATAAAgtttgaacaaaaaaagcaaacatcaaaaccttttcaaatttgatAACGAATGCGTTGCTGTAGGGGAGTCATTAATATCGGGAGAAGCCAACAGGCTTTGACCAAAAGTGTAACTTTTCGTACGAGTAAAAGTAGCATTGCGCTTGAAGTTATTCATAGCTTTGGAACAAGTCATTACATGAGATGCATCATTCATCGGAACATAATTAACAGGATTGCAACGGCTTCTATGATTTTCAAAGAACGATTTATATCCCCCATGTAAAATGTAAACTTCCGGATAGTAAAGGAACGGATAACGATGACTATTCATTTCGCGATCCGTATTTCGAAAGTGTAATGCCATATGGGGGGCTCTGTGTGCACTATGTTCACAATGAAAAATGAGAGCTGTCCGACGTACAAGAGgcttattaaaaaatttctcAACTACCGCTTGTTTTGAGTTCAAATTTATGGCATTAGCGATGTGGCCTCCCAAATACTCATACTCAAAGCGACAGTCCACTATTATAcattcatcaaaaatatcTCTATAGTACCCATCCAGAAGTTTGAGAAAAGTATCCTGActaattctttttaaagaatcCTCTTTGACTCCAAAACAGGGTAAAGAAAGGGTTTCCACTTGAGACGATATATATTCATCAGATTCTTTAGTCGGTTGCTTAGCTGTAGCAGAAATGGTATCTTGATATCCCCATAAACCTAATTTGGTTGACTTTAAAAACATGCTTCGGCTACGACGAAGTACCGGTGTATCCTGTTCATCAAagtcattttcttcattgatAGGAGGGGCTATAGGTGTTGGGGgaatgttttcaaaattattaaaaggCATAGAAACGATACCAGATGACCCTTTGACAGGGGACGCTTGAAACAAATCGTCCAGTGAATGTTCATCCTCATGGCTCGCATCATGTAGGTCAACATCATAATCACCTTTATCATCATCGGTATCGATATGGTTTACCGTAGCGTCTTCCAAATTCTCATTCATGAAAGTTTGGTCTTGATCC contains:
- the gef1 gene encoding RhoGEF for Cdc42 (Gef1) codes for the protein MTSPSFADTMEALTNRDLPRPPNTSKLQRAPCIKRKSVNLSVSPGHGLLSPNHPSVDSSSSDNSFDGFSRRSQLDFVSPRSEGKFKRPFARLLGKPLDASVPLVSQHRRYFSEGSFQLPQSKAFSMNSENTPSGKHYGKVFRRLPADVGSNKKRYFSLGSLPSTRRRSDINNSQTLTNSTSTPYPPPSSSSGITDKEDGSSTTFTHVPSSYSSNTSFLSPNQSPTLRNKSDSPFFKADNPNDDFGSDFQLGSLLPPTPTSLNDGYDGPTDVKPLPADYKRIKKRANLIQELVTTEANYLNDLIAIQQCYGLRVHECDALNTIDIQTVFGDIEPLLTFSVDFHYRLYKGGEGAWNVNENTKLFDPLPCNLGLVFLESLTDISQIYSGYCTRQDAVFRIITKWREKPVVSTWVTEGDYMVQQFTNAWDLGSLIIKPLQRLLKYPLLLQKIIDATPESNPEHPDLILCYQLLQELIANINQKQKPSHKRGSLSASHKRDAGWALLNKSSHIKSRSVSSYDFRNDRRYNFQRTVLQEFRKKLAIIKALQSSIDVWYMNVLEGFSVFERILANLENVSSVDSEESPEAWRRFHLLAHMMNANTASQIHPRITGDVQEPVAHMVKMMQKVIQFIVSAEFIISSEKLKDLQDCIDSGFHSVFLKLYRIQCSIYQNYAENMIFLIPESLRSSIIEESDDFAALVRAFEPMHYEDQHCLEESMKKLALCSNL
- a CDS encoding Schizosaccharomyces specific protein; translated protein: MASHQTGKITSHWNDPASYIFLESQTNTSQNPSRSLKKTASSRRLVYEEANKSLESSHALPVSKRHPSLHIPPTIPSNLYPPTALEPPKHSAHLSAESPLPLNGRHLEIAKENQQTSQYVGSRSTEGSAHKNIEVSALQKSIQNILEIKSSLDPSVHEMLKSRVEKSLLEPGFLDTFDDVWLEKLLEVSRLTLQGENADAKAVLVNMMCSGVVPNCVRWCPVLKTIIENVSL
- the rps901 gene encoding 40S ribosomal protein S9 is translated as MPSAPRKQSKTYKVPSRPFESARLDAELKLAGEYGLRNKHEIWRVALTLSKIRRAARELLTLDEKDPKRLFEGNAIIRRLVRLGILDETRMKLDYVLALRIEDFLERRLQTQVFKLGLAKSIHHARVLIYQRHIRVGKQIVNVPSFVVRLDSQKHIDFALTSPYGGGRPGRCKRKHLRAQQEGGEGAEEAEEE
- the sld3 gene encoding DNA replication pre-initiation complex subunit Sld3 yields the protein MNNSHASKKSFCIRAPANWEKSYMEVWPLITVPRQYICLRWCTSPQYHEFSCSSLQFLVIRPAGMNVLLGRVKTLYGSQTVAIEHVEDNRYALMLLSDQVEFRSLKVIANHQIPESSNTSIESGSSIKPPKRTSRANSLLSSGFMEKTLHNIQSGSSLANEQEYKSIGSNKSIAPSNPTTDYEQENANQDEAENIKVFHSEEPVPTLENLTDSLRKGYFYQLLMTKTPVVFYAKQLVGKYRTHALDYFLKTKDESFIDELLKFLSSIRSVETWKENLQNCFQNHLNGRAWHLELDDGASETELHGYRQWLQNALNQDSLESEKPDFMKEFSSLKAKEYELKVLIYFEVLYILLKIHPEYASQKSSRDKVKKTKPFKKEKEPPNLFEKVQLQLEFVFDGLCIRRTIEEKPSSSTEDLLLKFCKEGIIPFYSSKFPKIARVLLDKCNGLSLLPDFTNPRAKHPSRRSKLLSRSNTESSSSLKRWHSSTPVSSSSSPGDTKSSNLKRQGSFSSSAQNLTRSDSKTSFGEKDLKKRINSMSRIRNREVALPSSGSLVRHRSSFSEQPHSNNATELSFTEKLLLASSDPNNALPQRPSGGNAKQDLARSKTLDSVDSLSGSFHNSDQRKQSNSVLVQATPRKRTSLIASFQSPTAAHPAVPDDSPTKVISDDPVIQDSPARNAMKPNVFVCIPTTPRKLHTSNDEEQT
- the cdc25 gene encoding protein tyrosine phosphatase (M phase inducer) Cdc25 yields the protein MDSPLSSLSLSQSLSNRQHIVRPAARSLRLEPENIHPNSDLDSFFQKSKPHASLMDPFCKGRSSASPASSLAADFSMNMHIDRSPALPTPRRTLFRSFSCTVETPPADASATSPLDESPSNAALSPSCLLQHPSRKFTDTVPPNLVSPRPLSIASKFKPKSSMSFHSKLNDSSRSSSSNGSVDLYLRPTVSRSRPSNNAAPPFLRSRSSSSYSVNKRKPPTAQVNKQLSYAVSRTCSRPGNSNGIFSSCLSDDVDELDSMSDQDQTFMNENLEDATVNHIDTDDDKGDYDVDLHDASHEDEHSLDDLFQASPVKGSSGIVSMPFNNFENIPPTPIAPPINEENDFDEQDTPVLRRSRSMFLKSTKLGLWGYQDTISATAKQPTKESDEYISSQVETLSLPCFGVKEDSLKRISQDTFLKLLDGYYRDIFDECIIVDCRFEYEYLGGHIANAINLNSKQAVVEKFFNKPLVRRTALIFHCEHSAHRAPHMALHFRNTDREMNSHRYPFLYYPEVYILHGGYKSFFENHRSRCNPVNYVPMNDASHVMTCSKAMNNFKRNATFTRTKSYTFGQSLLASPDINDSPTATHSLSNLKRF